In Marinobacter sp. LQ44, the following are encoded in one genomic region:
- the carA gene encoding glutamine-hydrolyzing carbamoyl-phosphate synthase small subunit: MSTPAILALADGSLFYGTAIGADGETSGEVVFNTAMTGYQEILTDPSYSRQIVTLTYPHIGNTGVNEEDVESDRIHAAGLIIRDLPLIASSWRNQQSLGEYLRSNNIVGIADIDTRRLTRILRDKGSQNGAIIAGENATAERALELAKAFPGLKGMDLAKEVTSDKAYQWSQTEWDITDGYGDQAAAKFKVVAWDYGVKFNILRMLAARGCDITVVPAQTPASEVLAMNPDGIFLSNGPGDPEPCDYAITAIQQVLETEIPVFGICLGHQLLALASGAKTMKMGHGHHGANHPVQDIAKGTVMITSQNHGFAVDEATLPANVEATHKSLFDGTLQGIRRTDKPAYSFQGHPEASPGPHDVAPLFDEFIQLMEARSA; the protein is encoded by the coding sequence TTGAGCACACCAGCAATCCTTGCACTCGCAGACGGAAGCCTCTTCTACGGCACCGCCATCGGCGCAGATGGAGAAACCAGCGGCGAGGTAGTATTCAATACTGCCATGACCGGCTACCAGGAAATCCTGACCGACCCGTCCTACTCGCGCCAGATCGTCACCCTGACGTATCCGCACATTGGCAACACCGGTGTAAACGAAGAAGACGTAGAATCGGACCGCATCCATGCCGCCGGCCTGATCATTCGTGATCTACCGCTGATCGCCAGCAGCTGGCGTAACCAACAGAGCCTGGGCGAGTACCTGCGAAGCAACAACATTGTTGGCATTGCTGACATCGACACCCGCCGCCTGACTCGCATCCTGCGCGATAAAGGCTCCCAGAACGGCGCCATCATCGCTGGCGAGAACGCCACCGCCGAGCGCGCCCTGGAACTGGCGAAAGCCTTCCCCGGCCTCAAGGGCATGGATCTGGCTAAAGAAGTCACCAGCGACAAAGCCTACCAGTGGAGCCAGACCGAGTGGGATATCACAGACGGTTACGGTGACCAGGCCGCCGCCAAATTCAAGGTCGTTGCCTGGGACTACGGTGTGAAGTTCAACATCCTGCGCATGCTCGCCGCCCGTGGCTGCGACATCACCGTGGTGCCTGCGCAAACCCCGGCCTCGGAAGTGCTGGCCATGAATCCCGACGGCATCTTCCTGTCCAACGGCCCCGGCGACCCCGAGCCTTGCGACTATGCCATCACGGCTATCCAGCAAGTGCTGGAAACCGAAATCCCGGTGTTCGGCATCTGCCTCGGTCACCAGTTGCTGGCTCTGGCCAGTGGCGCCAAAACCATGAAAATGGGCCACGGCCACCACGGCGCCAACCACCCGGTGCAGGATATTGCCAAAGGCACCGTGATGATTACCAGCCAGAACCATGGGTTTGCGGTAGACGAAGCAACCCTGCCGGCTAATGTGGAAGCCACCCACAAGTCGCTGTTTGACGGCACTCTGCAGGGTATTCGCCGCACAGACAAGCCGGCTTACAGCTTCCAGGGTCACCCGGAAGCCAGCCCGGGCCCCCATGATGTGGCGCCCCTGTTCGACGAGTTTATCCAGCTGATGGAAGCGCGATCTGCCTGA
- the dapB gene encoding 4-hydroxy-tetrahydrodipicolinate reductase — protein MRVAIIGAAGRMGKVLIEAVDGTEGLELGAAIVEPGSSLIGADAGEMTGIGKTGIKMAGSLDDVKNDFDVLVDFTFPDLTLENAKFCSANGKMIVIGTTGMTDAEKEQLALAAESTPVVFAPNMSVGVNVVLNLLRTAAATLGDDYDVEIIEAHHRHKKDAPSGTALRMGEVVADALGRDLKECAVYGREGFTGERTRKEIGFETIRAGDVVGDHTVLFATEGERIEITHKASSRMTFAKGAMRAALWLEGKAAGLYDMQDVLNLKG, from the coding sequence ATGCGGGTAGCAATCATCGGCGCCGCCGGGCGCATGGGCAAAGTACTGATAGAAGCCGTAGACGGTACCGAAGGCCTCGAACTCGGTGCTGCCATCGTCGAGCCAGGCAGCAGCCTGATTGGCGCCGACGCCGGCGAAATGACTGGCATCGGCAAAACCGGCATCAAAATGGCCGGCAGCCTCGACGACGTCAAAAACGACTTCGACGTACTGGTGGACTTCACCTTCCCGGACCTCACCCTGGAAAACGCAAAGTTCTGCAGCGCCAACGGCAAAATGATCGTCATCGGCACCACCGGCATGACCGACGCCGAGAAAGAACAGTTGGCCTTGGCGGCAGAATCCACCCCTGTGGTCTTCGCCCCCAACATGAGCGTTGGCGTCAACGTCGTCCTCAACCTCCTGCGCACCGCAGCGGCTACTTTGGGTGACGACTACGACGTAGAAATCATCGAGGCCCATCACCGCCACAAAAAAGACGCCCCCTCAGGCACCGCCCTGCGCATGGGCGAAGTGGTAGCCGACGCCCTGGGCCGTGATCTGAAAGAATGCGCCGTCTACGGCCGCGAAGGTTTCACCGGCGAGCGCACCCGCAAGGAAATCGGCTTCGAAACCATCCGCGCCGGCGACGTGGTGGGCGACCACACCGTTCTGTTCGCCACCGAAGGCGAGCGTATTGAAATCACCCACAAGGCGAGCAGCCGGATGACCTTCGCCAAAGGGGCGATGCGAGCTGCGCTCTGGCTGGAAGGGAAGGCCGCTGGACTGTATGACATGCAGGATGTCTTGAATCTGAAGGGCTGA
- the dnaJ gene encoding molecular chaperone DnaJ codes for MAKRDYYEVLGVSRDADEKDIKRAYRKLAMKYHPDRNPDDKDAENKFKEASEAYEILADGSKRAAYDQFGHAGVDGQAGGGFGGGGASFSDIFGDVFGDIFGGGGRGRNTRGSDLRYTLEIDLEEAVKGKTVKINIPGHKECEACDGSGAEKGSRPETCGTCQGMGQVRMQQGFFTVQQACPTCRGSGQVIKNPCKVCHGQGRVRQEKTLSVKVPPGVDTGDRIRLSGEGEMGVDGGPPGDLYVQIAVREHSIFTRDGRNLYCEVPISIVDAALGGELEVPTLDGRVKLKIPPETQTGKLFRLRNKGVSPVRGGPAGDLLCRVMVETPVNLTKRQKELLEEFQETLSGNNGTHHAPKKTSWFEGVKSFFDEMKF; via the coding sequence ATGGCCAAGCGCGATTATTACGAAGTACTCGGGGTCTCCCGGGACGCGGACGAGAAGGACATAAAGCGGGCTTACCGAAAGCTTGCGATGAAATACCATCCGGACCGTAACCCGGACGACAAAGACGCCGAGAACAAGTTCAAAGAGGCCAGCGAAGCCTACGAAATTCTTGCCGATGGCAGCAAGCGTGCGGCCTACGACCAGTTTGGTCATGCCGGCGTGGATGGCCAGGCCGGCGGTGGCTTTGGCGGCGGTGGTGCCAGCTTCTCCGATATCTTTGGTGATGTCTTCGGTGACATTTTCGGTGGCGGTGGCCGGGGCCGCAACACTCGCGGTTCCGATCTGCGCTACACCCTGGAAATCGACCTGGAAGAAGCCGTCAAAGGCAAAACCGTCAAGATCAATATTCCTGGCCACAAAGAGTGTGAAGCCTGCGACGGCAGCGGTGCTGAAAAAGGCTCCCGTCCGGAAACCTGTGGAACCTGTCAGGGTATGGGGCAGGTTCGCATGCAGCAGGGTTTCTTTACCGTTCAGCAGGCATGCCCGACCTGCCGGGGCTCCGGTCAGGTCATCAAGAATCCCTGTAAAGTGTGCCACGGCCAGGGCCGCGTGAGGCAGGAAAAAACCCTGTCTGTGAAAGTGCCGCCCGGTGTGGATACCGGAGATCGGATTCGTCTCTCAGGAGAGGGCGAAATGGGCGTTGATGGTGGGCCGCCAGGCGACCTGTATGTGCAGATTGCCGTGCGCGAGCATTCCATCTTCACCCGTGATGGCCGTAATCTATACTGCGAAGTGCCAATCAGCATCGTGGATGCAGCCCTGGGTGGTGAACTGGAAGTACCGACCCTGGATGGCCGGGTCAAACTCAAGATTCCACCGGAAACCCAGACCGGCAAACTCTTCCGCCTGCGCAACAAAGGGGTTAGTCCCGTTCGCGGTGGCCCTGCCGGCGATTTGCTGTGCCGCGTGATGGTAGAAACACCGGTCAACCTGACCAAGCGCCAGAAAGAGCTGCTGGAAGAGTTCCAGGAAACCCTCAGCGGCAACAACGGCACCCATCATGCTCCGAAGAAAACCTCCTGGTTTGAGGGTGTGAAAAGTTTCTTCGACGAAATGAAATTCTGA